In Leptolyngbya subtilissima AS-A7, the genomic window CAGTTGCTGAGCGAGATCGGACTGTTTCGGCGGTAGGATTCGCTCAAAATTGGTAACGGCACTGCCTTGACGCTGGAACAGGTTGGACAAGATGTTCTTGACAGGGATCACAAGCTGGTAGAGCCTTCTAACTGGGCGGCTAGTCAATCAATTGGTTAATCAATTTCATTTAACTCCTCATTCCCCCAGAAGGTTAACCATTCCTCATCTGACGGTCCCCAAAACCTCATCCAGTCAGGCTCTATTACTGAGGCTTGCGGTAAGTTGCCGCTAGGGCGTTGAACAACAGGAGTGAGAGACTCAAAGTCGGGGCATCGCCGCTGCTCTGGCCCGGCTGGATGTACCGCACAGACTAGGTAAAGGCTGCGCGCGTTGAAACGGCAGATTCGGCATTGCCGCGTAGGGAAGAGGTTAGTTGAAGCGTTGACCATTGCCAATGCACAGCTGCTGTCTATGGAAGTCGATAGGCCGATTTTAGCCTTTACCTAGTTCAACACTCATTCCAGGCTAAGCCTTTGAGGCCTTTTAAGTTCTGTAAGTGATGGGGGTCACAGTTTACCGAAAGGTTGAGGGGTTTTGGGTGCAAACCAAGTTCTGATGAATATGACCAGGAACTCTGTCCACGGTCTTGAGTCTAAGGCATTGTAAGGAAGGCAGCAGCCACTCCTTCTAACACAGTCGACTTATAGCG contains:
- a CDS encoding DUF6464 family protein; protein product: MVNASTNLFPTRQCRICRFNARSLYLVCAVHPAGPEQRRCPDFESLTPVVQRPSGNLPQASVIEPDWMRFWGPSDEEWLTFWGNEELNEID